The proteins below come from a single Aegilops tauschii subsp. strangulata cultivar AL8/78 chromosome 6, Aet v6.0, whole genome shotgun sequence genomic window:
- the LOC141025936 gene encoding uncharacterized protein: protein MMQQFELNRQFMTGVMAQFPNQNAHQQPAPITLPEFVRLNPSVFRNSTNPMDAGDWLRDIMFEMESANVAPASYVTFATFHLKGSAAQWWESHRGMLPAETVTTWQEFQLAFRARHIPQGLMDQKKEFRKLSHGTMTVDEYQRKFLELSRYAADDVCTDAHKQEKFREGLRPDIKLTLVAHDCADFAMLVSQAFRTETGLTEYQESLKRTRDVGPSSSQPAQKRRVWIPHNVHHRPAPTPRPSYVAPRLPPPPRQLTIQGGQSSVVAPPHNDGLCRKCGQPGHRAASCRPSQSQKARARQPKNPNARPPALSHGHVNHVKVEEARRDPKIVMGTLLVNSVPASVLFDSGASHSFISEAFARKQELSFENMYPPLVVSSPGSRWDTSMIAHNNHIEIGGLVFTASLMALKVSTIDVILGMNWLGPHQTIIDCAAETVQLTHPFGQTVQYSARAAQDAENQIYVLNALNASPLEGIENIPVVREFKDVFPEELPGIPPARAVEFVIDLKPGTTPIAKRAYKMPPHELLELKEEIDKSLHKGFIRPSSSAWGAPSLFVKKKDGTNRLVQDYRPINQATIQNNFENINYMPNIPSVNSGFPK from the exons ATGATGCAGCAGTTTGAGCTGAATCGTCAGTTTATGACTGGGGTAATGGCCCAGTTCCCGAACCAGAATGCTCATCAACAGCCTGCCCCAATAACACTGCCAGAATTTGTGCGCCTCAACCCGTCCGTTTTCCGGAACTCCACCAATCCTATGGATGCTggtgattggcttcgtgacatcatGTTTGAGATGGAATCAGCTAATGTTGCCCCTGCCAGTTATGTCACCTTTGCGACATTTCACCTGAAGGGTTCAGCTGCTCAATGGTGGGAAAGCCACAGGGGTATGCTGCCTGCAGAGACTGTAACCACTTGGCAGGAATTTCAGTTAGCCTTCCGTGCACGGCACATTCCTCAAGGTctgatggaccagaagaaggaGTTCCGCAAACTCTCACATGGCACAATGACTGTGGATGAATATCAGAGGAAATTCCTTGAATTATCTCGCTATGCTGCGGATGACGTCTGCACTGACGCTCACAAGCAGGAGAAATTCCGTGAAGGACTGCGTCCCGATATAAAGCTCACACTTGTTGCTCATGATTGCGCGGACTTTGCGATGCTTGTCAGCCAAGCTTTCCGAACTGAAACTGGTCTGACTGAGTACCAGGAGTCGCTCAAGCGTACTCGAGATGTTGGCCCATCCTCGAGTCAGCCTGCTCAGAAACGTCGAGTCTGGATCCCACACAATGTTCATCACCGACCTGCTCCAACACCAAGGCCGTCTTATGTTGCACCTCGTTTGCCTCCGCCACCGAGACAGCTAACGATTCAGGGTGGACAGTCCAGTGTTGTAGCTCCTCCTCATAATGATGGTTTATGCCGCAAGTGTGGACAGCCAGGGCACCGAGCTGCCAGCTGCCGCCCGTCACAGAGTCAAAAGGCACGAGCTCGTCAACCCAAAAACCCAAATGCCAGGCCGCCTGCACTCAGTCATGGTCATGTTAATCATGTAAAGGTTGAAGAAGCTCGACGGGACCCCAAAATTGTGATGGGTACCCTCCTAGTGAATTCAGTCCCAGCTTCTGTTCTTTTTGATTCGGGAGCATCACATTCTTTCATTTCTGAAGCATTTGCTCGCAAGCAAGAATTATCGTTTGAAAATATGTACCCTCCACTGGTGGTTAGCTCTCCAGGCTCCAGGTGGGATACCTCGATGATAGCCCACAACAACCACATTGAAATTGGAGGGTTAGTATTCACTGCTTCACTTATGGCCCTCAAGGTTTCTACCATAGATGTCATTCTGGGCATGAATTGGTTGGGTCCTCACCAAACCATTATCGACTGTGCAGCTGAGACAGTCCAGCTCACTCACCCTTTTGGCCAGACAGTCCAATACTCAGCCCGAGCAGCTCAGGATGCCGAGAATCAAATATATGTTCTGAATGCATTGAATGCTTCACCTCTTGAGGGAATAGAGAACATTCCAGTTGTTCGTGAATTCAAAGATGTCTTCCCAGAAGAACTTCcaggaataccccctgctagagctgtcgaattcgtCATAGACTTGAAACCGGGCACTACTCCTATTGCCAAGCGGGCATACAAGATGCCGCCACATGAACTCCTtgaacttaaggaggaaatcgacaaatctcttcatAAGGGATTCATTCGTCCTAGTTCCtctgcttggggagcaccttctctctttgtcaagaagaaggatggtacgaaTCGTTTGGTCCAAGATTACCGACCGATCAACCAGGCAACAATtcagaacaa CttcgagaacatcaactatatgccaaatattccaagtgtgaattctggcttCCCGAAGTGA